CGGGATGGGTTGCCACCTCGGTGAGGGAGGTCATCGGCCCGATGACGAGCCCGTCACCATCGGCGCGGATGCCGCTCAGTTCTTCAATGCCCCCGAGGTCCACGATGGCTTCGGGGCGCTTGATGCGGTCCTTGAACCAGTCGAAGCTGTCGAGTCCGCCCGCCAGTACCCAGGAGTTTTCCCCGTACTGGTCGAGCAGGTTGAGTGCGTCGCCGATGCTCGCCGGCTGGAAGAGCTCGCACGGCGGGATCATGTCGCGAATGACGGCCATGGTCGGAGCCTCCGATTACACGTGGGTTTCGAGAGGACGATACGGCTGCTCGGTGCCCGTGAGCGCCGCGAGCACCACGTCGGTGGTGAGCGGCGTCCGGCACAGGCACTGGCCGCCGAGAGCGTCCGCGACCGCCGAAGCAATCGCTGCCGCCCCGGCCCCGATGGGTGGTTCCCCGATCCCCTTCGCGCCAACCGGCGTCTGCGGGTCGGGTTCGTCGACGGCGGCCCACCTCATCCTCAGCGGAACGTCGAGAATGCCGGGCGGGCGGGCCGTGTAGAGGCGCTTGGCGAAGGCCACGCCCCACTGCGGGTCGAAGACCCACTTCTGGCTGCGCGCCTGGCCGAAGCCCTGCACGGCGCCCCCGTGGATCTGCGCTGCCAGGCTGCGCGGGTGCAGCACGGTGCCGCAGTCGGTGACGCCGGTGTACTCGGTCAGGTCGATCTGGCCGGTCTCGACGTCGACCTCCACCTGGGCGAAGCCCATCACCCACGACCAGATGCTGCCGTCGCCGCCGTAGTTGTCGCGGGCCACGCCCATCAGGCCCTCGCCGGCGAGGTTGGTCGCGGACGCCACCGTCATGGGGTTGAGGTCGTCGGGCAGTTCGTGTCCGCTGTACCTGCCGCCCATGTCGATCGCGCGCCGGGCGGCCTCGGCGAAGGTCATGCCGCGGCCGGGATTGGCGGTCTGGAAGACGCGCCCGTCCGCGCAGTCGTAGGAATCGGGAGACCCGCCCAGCGCCCCGGCCGCGATCTCCTGCAGCTTCGCCTTGGCGTCCAGCGCCGCGGCGTGGTTGGAGCGGGTATGAGCGTGCGTGGTCTGACTGCCCGACTGGCTGGAACTCCACGGCAAGTTGCGCGAGGTGTCGCCCCACACCACCTCGCAGTCGTTCCAGTCCATCCCCAGCACGTCGCACGCGGCGCGTGCGGTGTCGGCGATGGAGTGTGTGCCCAGGTTGCCGATGCCCTGGTGGATGTAGAGCCTTCCGTCCGGACGGATCACCAGCAGGCCATCCATCCCTCGGCTCCCGCCCACGAAGGGGCTGATGCCGATGCCGACCCCGATGGACTTGGTGCCGCGGCGGGTGGCGCTGAGCTGCGTCCTTTCCTCCCAGCCGAACACCTCCGCTCCCAGATCCAGCGCCTCGCGCGCGAAGCAACTCGAGAGCGAACCCTGGGCGGGACCGAGCCAGCCGTCGTGTCCGGGGGCGTTCACCCGTCGGATGTCGAGCCGGTCGATGCCGAGTTCGCGTGCTGCCTTGTCGATGATGGGCTCGAGCATGGCCACGATCTGGGCGCCGCCCGGAGCCCGCTGCGCCGAGCGGGGCGGGGTGTTGGTGTACACCGATACCGCGCGGAAGCGCATGTGCTCGGGCTGGTAGCAGAGCGACGCCACCGTCCCGGCGGTGTTGAAGTCGCCGGAGCTGCCGTAGGAACCGGCGTCCTGAACGATGTAGAGGTCGATGGCGGTGACCCGCCCGTCGTTCCTGAAGCCCATCTTCGCGAAGGACTGGAACCCGGGGCGCGCCCGGCCGATGTACGTCTCCTCGTAGCGGTTGATCCGCAGCATCACCGGACGCCCGGTCTTGCGCGACATGATCGCGGCCACGTCGTTGATGGGCGCCCCGGAGATCTTGCTGCCGAATCCGCCCCCGCAGTACTCCGTCACGAGCACGACATCGGACTGCTCCATACCCAGGCGGTTCGCCAGCCCTGCGTGGGTGCGCGCCGTGCTCTGGGTGGAGGTGTGCAGATAGAGCTTGCCGTTCTGCCAGTACGCCATGACGCTGCGCGGCTCCATCGGATGATGGGACAGCGACTGGTGCAGCAGCGTCTCCTCGAGCACCAGATCCGCGTCCGCGAAGCCGTCCTCGACTTCACCGACGTTCCATTCCACCTGCGGCTCGCCCATCGGCAGCCGGTCGGGGCCCGCGGCGTCGTAGTCGTCGTCGGTCCACTTGAACTCGCGGATCTCGCGGGTCTGGCCCTCGCGCCACTGGATGTTGCCGTCCAGGCGCGCGTTGGGGCCGCCCGGGCGCAGGCTGTCGAGCGGGTCCACCACGAAGGGCAGGGGCTCGAAGTCGACCCGGATCGCCTCGATGGCGTCCGCCGCCGTGGTTTCGTCAACCGCAGCCACCGCCAGCACGGGCTCGCCCTCGTAGAGCGGCTCGTTGGTCAGGGCGGCCTCGGCCCCGACCCCGGTGATCTCGGGCATCATCGGATCGTCGGCGGTCAGGATGTCGACCACCCCCTCCATCGCCAGCGCCGCACTCGCGTCGATGCGGCGCACGCGGCAGTGGGGCATGGGGGAGAGCAGCAGCTTGGCGAAGAGCATGCCCTCCGCGCGGAAGTCCTCGGCGTACCTGGCCCTGCCGGTGATCTTGGCTCGCAGATCCGGGGGCGCGATGTCTCGTCCAATAGCCTTCTCGGCCATTTCATCCTCCTCCGTAAAAGGCCGTTCGTCAGGCGCGTTGGCCCATCAACTCGACGGCTCGCTCCGCCGAATCGAGGATCTTGTTGTAGTCGCCGCAACGGCAGAGGTTGCCGGAGAGCGCCTGCGCACATTGAGCGCGGCTGGCGCCCGGGTTGTCTTCGACGAATGCCGCCATGCTCATGATGAAGCCGGGGGCGCAGAAGGCGCACTGGAACCCGCCCTCGTCCATGACCGCCTGCTGCACGGGATGGAGCTCGCCGTCGGGGCTCTCGAGCCCCTCGATGGTGCGAATCTCACGGCCGCGCACCTGGTGGGTGAGCATCGAGCAGGAGTAATGCGTGACTCCGTCGATGTGGACGGTGCAGGCCCCGCACTCGGCGCGGTCGCACCCCAGCTTGGTCCCGGTCAGCCCGAGCTTGTAACGCAGCGTCATCGCCAGCGTCTCGTAGGGGAGCACGTCGACGCGCCGCTGCTGGCCGTTGACGGTGAGCGTCATGAGGCGTTCCACCCCGCCCCGGGCCTGGCCGGCGGTCAACACGCCCGGACCCCGGAACAGGTAGCTGGACGCGGAGACGGTCGCGCCCGCCGCGATCACGCCCTTGATGAACTTGCGGCGTGAGTAGTTGCGGGGACCGCGGTCGCGGATGATCTCGACTTCGGTCACGGTCATCACCTCCTTCGTGGTGTCGCTGGCCGGGAGTGCCCGGCACGCTTTCACAACTTGCCAAGATACGGAGCCGGTCCCGGATATGCGAGTCTTTGAGGGGCTATCTCAACCCACCCACACCGACTTCACGTTCACGAACTCGTGGATGCCGAAGAGGGAGAGTTCGCGTCCGTAGCCGCTTTCCTTGACCCCGCCGAAGGGGAGCTGGGGGTCGGAGCGCACGAAGGCGTTCACGAAGCAGTTGCCGGCGTCGATCTCCTCGGCCGCGATGCGCCGCCCGCGCTCCAGGTCGCGGGTGAAGACCGAGGCGCCCAGCCCGTAGCGGGTGTCGTTGGCCACCGCGATGGCCTCGCGCTCGTCCGCCACCGGCACGATGGATACGACCGGGCCGAACAGCTCCTCCTCGTAGGCGGGCATGCCCGGGCCCACGTCGGCCAGCACCGTGGGCGGATAGAACCAGCCCGGCCGGTCGGGCACCTCACCGCCCACCAGCAGGGACGCGCCCGCCTCGACGCTTCCCCGCACCTGGTCGTGCAGGCGGTCGCGCAGATCCTCTCGCGCGAGCGGGCCGATGCGGTTGGCCTCGTCGAAGGGATCGCCGAAGGCCGCCGCGCCCATCGCCTCCACGACCCGCTCGCGCAGCTCGGCGAGCACGGGCTCGACCACGATGCAGCGCTTGGCGGCGATGCAGCTCTGCCCGGCGTTGATCAGGCGGCTGGTCACGCACAGGCGCGTGGCGAGCTCCAGATCGGCGTCCTCGAGCACGATGCAGGGGTCGTTGCCGCCCAGCTCCAGCACGGACTTCTTGACGTGGGCGGCAGCGGTCGCGGCCACCGTCTTCCCGGCGACCGTACTCCCCGTTAGGGTCACCGCGCGCACGCGTGGGTCGGCGATGAGCTCGGCGGCGCGGTCGTGGTCGATGAGCAGCGCGCGGAAGAGGTCGTCGGGGAAGCCGGCCTCACGGAAGATGCCCTCGATGGCCAGCCCGCACCCCGGCACGTTGGGCGCGTGCTTGAGGAGCGTCCCGTTCCCCGCCATCAGGTTGGGCGCGGCGAAGCGGAAGACCTGCCAGAAGGGGTAGTTCCACGGCATGATGGCGAAGACGATGCCGATCGGCTGGAAGGTGACGAAGCTCTGGCGGGCTTCAGTTTCGACCGGTTGCGGAGCCAGGTAGCCGGGGGCCTGTTCGGCGTAGAACTCGCACACCATGGCGCACTTTTCGATCTCCGCGCTCGCCTCGCGCACGGGCTTCCCCATTTCGCGGGTCATGAGTTCGGCGAACTCTTCGCGCCGCTCTCTCAGGATTGCCGCCAGGCTATCCACCAGCCGTGACCGCTCCTCCATGGGGGTGTCGCGCCAGGCCAGGAAGGCGTTCTGGCAGCCGGCAACGGCGCGGGCGTAGTCGCCGGACGACATCTCCGGGTAGTCCCTGATGCGCTGGCCGGTCGCGGGATCTATCGCAGTGAACGGCATCGGGTTTAACCTCCAGAGGAGTTGTCCGTCATCGTCCATCCTCAGAAAGCCTAGCCGGAACGCGCATGGAAACAAGGCGTCCCACCACTCCCGAGGCCGAGGAGATCCTCGGACTCTACTATCCCGTGCTCGACCACGGCTTCGTCTCGCTGGTCGACTACATGGGCAGCGACGAGAGCATCGAGCACGCCGCGCGGGTCAGCTACGGCTACGGCACCCGCAGGCGCAGCGCCACCCGCGGGCTCATCCGCTACCTGCGCCGGCATCTGCACACCACGCCCAGCGAGATGGTCGAGCTCAAGTTCCACTGCGCCATGCCGATGTTCGTGGCCCGCCAGTGGGTGCGGCACCGGACGGCCTCAATTAACGAGTATTCGGGTCGCTACAGCCTGATGCCGCTCCTCTTCTACAGCCCCGATAGAGAGAACTTCTCGCTCCAGAGCACCTCCAACAATCAGGGGAGGGAGGAGGATGCCGCTCCGAAGGGCCTCTATCGGGATGCGATCCGGCAATGGGAGGATGTGCGCAAGTCCGCTTCCCAGGCGTACGGGTGGATGGTCGAGCAGGATATCGCGCGCGAGCTGGCCCGAATCGACTTGCCGCTGTCGACATACACGCAGTGGTACTGGAAGATCGACCTGCACAACCTGCTGCACTTCCTCACGCTTCGCGTGGACGATCACGCCCAGTGGGAGATCCAGGAGTTCGGGCGGGTGATGGCGGGGATGCTCAAGCGCGTGGCCCCGATGAGCTTCGAGGCCTGGATCGACTACCAGGTGTGCGGCGACAAGCTGAGCCGAATGGAGCTGGAGGCGCTGGCGACGCTGCTCGCGCCGGGAGAGGATGGCGGGCTGGAGGTAAGGCAAGGTGGCGGATCGCTCAGCTTCGAGGAACTGCGCGGAATGGGGATGGCGCCGCGGGAAGTCCGCGAGCTGGTCGGCAAGATCCGGCGCCGGACCGCTCCGGATTTCGATCTGGATCTTGCGCGCTTCCGGAGTGCCGAGGACGTGGCCGCGGAGATGCACGAGGCGGTGCCCGGGAACTTCGAGTAGGGAAGCAGTGGACGGCTCGAGCCGGATTCCGGTCATAACCCTTCGGATCCCGCGCACTGTAGCCGTTGAGGGGATGAGTGTCTTGAAGACGAGTATGAGCGACGCAGGAGGACCAATGCACGAGCACGACAACTCCCGGACAAGGCCGGCACCGGGCCGCGTTCCTCGCTGGCCCGCGTTTGCGGCGCTGGCCCTGGTTCTGGCCCTGACGGGGCCGGTGGCAGGCCTCTCGGCGCAGGATGCGGACGCCGTGCCGCGCCCGATGACCATCGTCGACCTCATCGAAGTGCCGACGCTCGGCGACCCGCGCATCTCCCCTGACGGAACCCGGCTGCTTTTCGTGCGCCGTGACGCCGACTGGGAGGAGAACGGGAGCGTCGCCCACATCTGGAGGGTGGACGCGGACGGCGGCAACCTGATCCAGGTCACCAACGGCGAGAACGGGGAGACGAGCCCGCGCTGGTCGCCCGACGGAAGCCGCATCGCCTTCCTGGCCCGGCGCGGCGAGGATGAGCACACCCGGATCTACCTGCTGAACGCCATGGGGGGAGAGGCGAACGCCCTCACCGACCACCCCACGGCGGTCTCGAGCATCACCTGGGCCCCCGACGGGAGCGGCATCTACTTCGTCGCCTCGGACGAGCTGTCGGACGAGGAGCAGGCCGCGCGGGCCGCCGGGGACGACGTCTTCGCCTTCGACGAAAACTATCAGCAACTCCACATCTGGCGCGCGAGCGTGGACGACGGCGAGGTGAGCCGGGTCACGGAAGGCGACTATTCGGTTACCGGGTACTCGCTCTCGCGCGACGGCACCCACATCGCCTTCCATCGCGGAGAATCGCCGCTCTTCGAGGGCGTGGACCGGCGCGAGGTCTGGGTGATGCGCTCCGATGGCAGCGACGCCCGCCAGCTGACCCGCAACTCGGTGCCGGAATACAATGCGCGCCTCTCGCCGGACAACCAGTGGGTGGCCTTCCACGCGGACTCGAACGAGGACTTCGATTTCTATTACAACGACAATCTCTTCCTCGTCCCGGCATCCGGAGACGGGGAGGCGCGCGTGCTGCTCCCGGACATGCCGCATGGGGTGGACGCCATCGCCTGGTCGGGCGATGGCGAGGCCATCTTCTTCCGCGCCAACACGGGCGTGCGCGAAGAGCTGATGCGCGTGGACATCGAAGGCGAGCGCCTGACGCAGTTGACCCAGGGCGATCATCAGGTCATCAACTGGCAGTACGCGCCCGCGCTCGACACGCACGTCTTCGGGCTCAACCGGGCGGACAACCGGGGCGACCTTTGGGTGATGTCCGGCGACGGCTCGCCCGAGCGCGTGACCCGCGTCTTCGACTACCTCACCGCGGACTTCGTGCAGCCGCGCCAGGAGGCCATCCGCTGGCAGGGTGAGGACGGCGTCGAGGTCGAGGGACTGCTCTTCTATCCGCTGGACTATGAGGAGGGCACCCGCTATCCGCTGGTGGTGCAGACCCACGGCGGCCCCGCCGCGTCCGACAAGTTCCAGTTTTCGACCGCGGGCAACTTTGTCCAGGTCCTGAACGGGATGGGCTACTTCGTCTTCAAGCCCAACTACCGGGGCAGCACCGGGTCCGGCGACGACTTCCTGCGCAACATGGTAGGCAACTATTTCGACCAGGCCCACCTGGACGTGATGACCGGGGTGGACCACCTGATCGATCTAGGCCTCGTGGACGGCGCGCGCATGGCCAAGATGGGATGGAGCGCGGGCGGGCACATGACCAACAAGATCATCACCCACACCGACCGCTTCAAAGCCGCCGCCTCCGGAGCGGGCGCCGCCAACTGGGTGTCGATGTACGCCCAGAGCGACATCCGCGTATACCGGACCCCGTGGTTCGGCGGCACCCCCTGGGAGGAGGACGCGCCCGTCGACCAGTACTGGCAGGACTCGCCGCTGCGCGAGGTGTGGCGGGTGAGCACGCCGACGATCTTCCTCGTGGGCGAAGAGGACGCCCGCGTGCCCATGCCGCAGTCGGTGGAGATGTACCGCGGGCTGAAGCACAACGGCGTTCCGACACATCTATACGTAGCGCCGCGCGCGGGGCACGGCTGGACCGAACTCCGGCACCAGCTCTTCAAGGCCAACGTGCACCTCGAGTGGTTCGAGCGCTAGGTGCACGACCGCGAGTACGAATGGGAAGAGGCGCCGGGGGACGAGGAAGAGGCGCGGGCTACGACGGCCGCGGATCACCCCTCCACGGCTTCCCGCGCTGCGGCTTCGATCTCCCAGGGGATGTCGGAGTCGCGATAGAGGGCAGCCCCGTTTGACAGCATGGTATGTTCACGCGTCGACGGGGCGCCGCGCTGCTTCCGCGTATCCGCACACCCGCGCCGCTTCAGCGGATCGGCGCGCTCAACCCGCTTCGGCGCGTCCACCAGCATTCTTCCCTTCGGCGTGAAGAACAGTACCGTCCCGTCACCGTTTACGGATACCTTGATCCGGCCCTCGTGAACGGCGCGATGGTGACGCCGACAGAGCAGCAGCGTATTCCGGAGACTCGTCTCGCCCCCGTCGGCCCAATGCTTAACATGATGCGCCTCCGTGAACCTGCACCCGAGCGTCCCGTCTCGCCTTCGGCCGCAAGCGTTGCCGCATCGCAATGGACCATGACCTGGTAGCGCTCGGCGCGGGTGCCGGACTCGACGCGGGGTGAGGCAGGCGTCTCGATGTCCAATTGAGCGCGCTGTTCCTCGCGGGATTGAGTCGGCGGATCGTCGCCGGGCTCGCTATCCCCGAACCCCGCCGCCAGCGCCCGCTCCGCCAGCAGCCCCACGGCATCCGCTCGACGTTGCTTCGGCTCCGGGCGCGCGTCGCTGGCCTCGCGTCTGGCACTCCTTCCACTTCCCGCGCCGTCTCGAGCATCACCCTCGCCCCGGAACAGCGCATCCGACGCCGCCTCGATCGCCCGCATCAGCACCGCACCGACCTCCGGCTCGAGCCGTCCCTTCACCACGTACATCCCGTCGCCATCCACAAACACCGAGAACGCACGACTGCGGTGCCGGGCCTGCTCGGCGGTCAACTCCTCATCGCGCGACAGCTTCTTCCACATGCGCTGTTGAAGACGCATCCTGTTGTGTGCGTGTGACTTGGGAGTCTCGCCGGTTCGATTCCCGCTAATTGATTCCCGCCAATTGGGATCTCAGGTGCGAACCCTCCGGCGGGCGTCCAGAGCCTTCCTGAGTTGTCCCGTGTTCGCGTGCTGGTAGCAGATCAGGACCGTCTGCGGATTCTTCCACCCGCCAAGTTCGCAGAGCACCTTGAGCGGCTGGTCCATCAGGTCGCTGGCAAACTTGCGCCGCAGCGAGTGCCAGCCCCGGCCACGCTTCGGTTCGAGCCTCGCGAGGGTCACGGCTCTATGCCACCATCTCAGCGCGAGGTCGCGACCGGGGCACAGCGAGGAGTGACCCGGCGCGGGCAGCACCAGACCGTTTCCGCTTCCGCCGCTCATCCTCCACGCATCTTCCAACACCGCAATTGCATCGTCGGTCAGCGGCGTGGCGTGTTCGTAGCCCGTCTTCTCGTGCTGCGCTCGCCACCTCACCATCCCGCCTTCGAGGTCGATATCAGACCACCGCAGCTTGCGAATCGCGCCGATCCGGTGCCCGGTCTCGTGCGCGAGCACGAGGGCGACGTGGAATCGCCAGCCGACCTGCCGCGAGACGCCGAGAAGCGCCTGGTACTCCTCTTCCGTGAGAACGACCCGGGTGGGGTTCTTCTCCTTGGGCTTCTTGAGGCCCTTCAGCGGGTTCCTGTCGAGCAGCGGGCGGCCCTGCTCGTCCTTCGACCTCGCCGCCCAGTTCAGCACCGCCATCAGGAACGTCAAGTCCCATTCGACGGTTCGGTTGCCCACCGGCTTGCCGCTCGGTCCGACGCGGCCCGTTCGGCGCTCCCGGATGAATCGGTCCCAGTCTCGCTGGGACAGGGTCTCGGGCCTTCGGTCCCGCCCGAGGAAGTCGAGGAACATCCCCGTCGCGACCCTGTCCCGACGCTGGACCCGCTCCGCCTTCGCGGGCGTCACCTCTTCACCGTAAATGTCAAACAGCGTTCCCAGCGTGAGCGGCTCGGGTTCGGCGTCCGCCTTGCCGTTCAGGTCCGGGCCGACGAAGTCCGCGGCGAACTCGTCCGCCTCTCTCTTCGCCCTCATCCAGTCGCGGTGTCTCAGCGACCGGGTGAGCCTTCGCCCGTTCTCGCGCCACTCCATCTGGTAGAGGCCGGTCTTCGGGTCCGGGAAGACCCTCACCCGGTTCCGGCCCCATTCTCCGGCGCCGTAGGAGCGCCGACTACATCATTCAAGAGTGCCGTAACGTCCAGTAATGTCCGGTGCTG
This region of Gammaproteobacteria bacterium genomic DNA includes:
- a CDS encoding xanthine dehydrogenase family protein molybdopterin-binding subunit, with the translated sequence MAEKAIGRDIAPPDLRAKITGRARYAEDFRAEGMLFAKLLLSPMPHCRVRRIDASAALAMEGVVDILTADDPMMPEITGVGAEAALTNEPLYEGEPVLAVAAVDETTAADAIEAIRVDFEPLPFVVDPLDSLRPGGPNARLDGNIQWREGQTREIREFKWTDDDYDAAGPDRLPMGEPQVEWNVGEVEDGFADADLVLEETLLHQSLSHHPMEPRSVMAYWQNGKLYLHTSTQSTARTHAGLANRLGMEQSDVVLVTEYCGGGFGSKISGAPINDVAAIMSRKTGRPVMLRINRYEETYIGRARPGFQSFAKMGFRNDGRVTAIDLYIVQDAGSYGSSGDFNTAGTVASLCYQPEHMRFRAVSVYTNTPPRSAQRAPGGAQIVAMLEPIIDKAARELGIDRLDIRRVNAPGHDGWLGPAQGSLSSCFAREALDLGAEVFGWEERTQLSATRRGTKSIGVGIGISPFVGGSRGMDGLLVIRPDGRLYIHQGIGNLGTHSIADTARAACDVLGMDWNDCEVVWGDTSRNLPWSSSQSGSQTTHAHTRSNHAAALDAKAKLQEIAAGALGGSPDSYDCADGRVFQTANPGRGMTFAEAARRAIDMGGRYSGHELPDDLNPMTVASATNLAGEGLMGVARDNYGGDGSIWSWVMGFAQVEVDVETGQIDLTEYTGVTDCGTVLHPRSLAAQIHGGAVQGFGQARSQKWVFDPQWGVAFAKRLYTARPPGILDVPLRMRWAAVDEPDPQTPVGAKGIGEPPIGAGAAAIASAVADALGGQCLCRTPLTTDVVLAALTGTEQPYRPLETHV
- a CDS encoding (2Fe-2S)-binding protein, producing MTVTEVEIIRDRGPRNYSRRKFIKGVIAAGATVSASSYLFRGPGVLTAGQARGGVERLMTLTVNGQQRRVDVLPYETLAMTLRYKLGLTGTKLGCDRAECGACTVHIDGVTHYSCSMLTHQVRGREIRTIEGLESPDGELHPVQQAVMDEGGFQCAFCAPGFIMSMAAFVEDNPGASRAQCAQALSGNLCRCGDYNKILDSAERAVELMGQRA
- a CDS encoding NAD-dependent succinate-semialdehyde dehydrogenase, with the protein product MPFTAIDPATGQRIRDYPEMSSGDYARAVAGCQNAFLAWRDTPMEERSRLVDSLAAILRERREEFAELMTREMGKPVREASAEIEKCAMVCEFYAEQAPGYLAPQPVETEARQSFVTFQPIGIVFAIMPWNYPFWQVFRFAAPNLMAGNGTLLKHAPNVPGCGLAIEGIFREAGFPDDLFRALLIDHDRAAELIADPRVRAVTLTGSTVAGKTVAATAAAHVKKSVLELGGNDPCIVLEDADLELATRLCVTSRLINAGQSCIAAKRCIVVEPVLAELRERVVEAMGAAAFGDPFDEANRIGPLAREDLRDRLHDQVRGSVEAGASLLVGGEVPDRPGWFYPPTVLADVGPGMPAYEEELFGPVVSIVPVADEREAIAVANDTRYGLGASVFTRDLERGRRIAAEEIDAGNCFVNAFVRSDPQLPFGGVKESGYGRELSLFGIHEFVNVKSVWVG
- the thyX gene encoding FAD-dependent thymidylate synthase; the protein is METRRPTTPEAEEILGLYYPVLDHGFVSLVDYMGSDESIEHAARVSYGYGTRRRSATRGLIRYLRRHLHTTPSEMVELKFHCAMPMFVARQWVRHRTASINEYSGRYSLMPLLFYSPDRENFSLQSTSNNQGREEDAAPKGLYRDAIRQWEDVRKSASQAYGWMVEQDIARELARIDLPLSTYTQWYWKIDLHNLLHFLTLRVDDHAQWEIQEFGRVMAGMLKRVAPMSFEAWIDYQVCGDKLSRMELEALATLLAPGEDGGLEVRQGGGSLSFEELRGMGMAPREVRELVGKIRRRTAPDFDLDLARFRSAEDVAAEMHEAVPGNFE
- a CDS encoding S9 family peptidase; this encodes MHEHDNSRTRPAPGRVPRWPAFAALALVLALTGPVAGLSAQDADAVPRPMTIVDLIEVPTLGDPRISPDGTRLLFVRRDADWEENGSVAHIWRVDADGGNLIQVTNGENGETSPRWSPDGSRIAFLARRGEDEHTRIYLLNAMGGEANALTDHPTAVSSITWAPDGSGIYFVASDELSDEEQAARAAGDDVFAFDENYQQLHIWRASVDDGEVSRVTEGDYSVTGYSLSRDGTHIAFHRGESPLFEGVDRREVWVMRSDGSDARQLTRNSVPEYNARLSPDNQWVAFHADSNEDFDFYYNDNLFLVPASGDGEARVLLPDMPHGVDAIAWSGDGEAIFFRANTGVREELMRVDIEGERLTQLTQGDHQVINWQYAPALDTHVFGLNRADNRGDLWVMSGDGSPERVTRVFDYLTADFVQPRQEAIRWQGEDGVEVEGLLFYPLDYEEGTRYPLVVQTHGGPAASDKFQFSTAGNFVQVLNGMGYFVFKPNYRGSTGSGDDFLRNMVGNYFDQAHLDVMTGVDHLIDLGLVDGARMAKMGWSAGGHMTNKIITHTDRFKAAASGAGAANWVSMYAQSDIRVYRTPWFGGTPWEEDAPVDQYWQDSPLREVWRVSTPTIFLVGEEDARVPMPQSVEMYRGLKHNGVPTHLYVAPRAGHGWTELRHQLFKANVHLEWFER
- a CDS encoding tyrosine-type recombinase/integrase, producing MRVFPDPKTGLYQMEWRENGRRLTRSLRHRDWMRAKREADEFAADFVGPDLNGKADAEPEPLTLGTLFDIYGEEVTPAKAERVQRRDRVATGMFLDFLGRDRRPETLSQRDWDRFIRERRTGRVGPSGKPVGNRTVEWDLTFLMAVLNWAARSKDEQGRPLLDRNPLKGLKKPKEKNPTRVVLTEEEYQALLGVSRQVGWRFHVALVLAHETGHRIGAIRKLRWSDIDLEGGMVRWRAQHEKTGYEHATPLTDDAIAVLEDAWRMSGGSGNGLVLPAPGHSSLCPGRDLALRWWHRAVTLARLEPKRGRGWHSLRRKFASDLMDQPLKVLCELGGWKNPQTVLICYQHANTGQLRKALDARRRVRT